One Paenibacillus riograndensis SBR5 DNA segment encodes these proteins:
- the pdxA gene encoding 4-hydroxythreonine-4-phosphate dehydrogenase PdxA yields MKPIIAITMGDAAGIGPEVIVKALSHPDVYEMCRPVVIGDAGTLKRAAAVTGRSDTGIHPVAGVAEALFQQGIIDCINLNLLPDTVPFGQLSAAAGNAAFHYIAKAVELAKAGEVQAICTAPLNKEALHKGGHLYPGHTEILAQLTETEDFSMMLSTDRLKVIHLTTHVGLIKAVEMITPERTYNVLKLADQVLRTAGNEHPRIALCGINPHAGENGLFGNGEEEEKLLPAVEKARAEGMEVYGPAPADTLFYRAMRGDFDIVVACYHDQGHTPIKVLGIEAGVNITVGLKGGIIRTSVDHGTAFDIAGKGIADERSMLAALRSAVELAPRQAV; encoded by the coding sequence ATGAAGCCGATTATTGCCATTACTATGGGGGATGCGGCCGGTATTGGGCCTGAGGTTATTGTGAAAGCGTTATCGCACCCTGATGTTTACGAGATGTGCCGGCCGGTTGTCATCGGCGATGCCGGAACACTGAAGCGGGCAGCCGCCGTCACCGGCCGGAGTGATACGGGAATTCACCCGGTAGCGGGAGTCGCGGAGGCGCTTTTCCAGCAAGGAATCATTGATTGCATCAACCTGAATCTTCTGCCGGACACTGTGCCTTTCGGGCAATTGTCTGCCGCGGCGGGAAATGCGGCGTTCCATTATATTGCCAAGGCCGTTGAGCTGGCTAAGGCCGGTGAAGTCCAGGCAATCTGTACCGCGCCGCTGAATAAGGAAGCGCTGCACAAGGGGGGGCATCTCTACCCCGGACATACCGAAATTTTGGCCCAGCTGACTGAAACGGAAGATTTCTCGATGATGCTGTCCACTGACCGGCTCAAGGTTATTCACCTGACAACCCATGTCGGGCTGATCAAGGCAGTGGAGATGATTACGCCAGAGCGGACGTACAATGTGCTGAAGCTCGCGGATCAGGTGCTGCGAACAGCAGGAAATGAGCATCCGCGCATCGCCCTGTGCGGCATCAATCCCCATGCAGGGGAGAACGGCTTGTTCGGAAACGGGGAGGAAGAAGAGAAACTGCTTCCGGCCGTAGAAAAAGCGCGGGCGGAAGGGATGGAAGTATATGGTCCCGCTCCGGCGGACACTCTTTTTTATAGGGCCATGCGGGGAGACTTTGATATCGTCGTCGCCTGCTACCACGACCAGGGGCATACGCCGATCAAGGTGCTTGGCATTGAGGCCGGTGTCAATATCACCGTTGGCCTGAAGGGCGGCATCATCCGTACCTCCGTTGATCATGGCACGGCTTTTGACATCGCCGGAAAGGGCATTGCGGATGAACGAAGCATGCTGGCGGCGCTCCGCTCCGCTGTCGAGCTGGCACCGCGGCAGGCAGTTTAA
- a CDS encoding four-carbon acid sugar kinase family protein — MNFAVIADDLTGANDTGVQMARQGLATSVLLELKTGGGKQEAVVFDTDSRSLPPLEAYQKVKDVCLFLGRRGEASSPVIYKKFDSTLRGNIGSELDAVYETLQPDFVVIAPSFPRVGRTLADGIVYVNGMPLHETEMACDPKHPATESAFSAILERQSRYPAALISLEQLRGERAALDELIAGYRQSGIPYLVFDAEREEDLALIASLFPEGPGRPKVVWAGSAGLAGALTGQILRSLREAPEQAGVVLNKSGNKQAASCDNVVYYDTNCVLIVVGSVNPWSRRQLTELVKEDSVSAIVVESDKLLFPSSCEMELNRVRELVTGIISREGKHVALYTSGDPDEVDRVRKLGRASGLSATEVGKRISAALGRVAADIIAECGIRHMVLTGGDTAKQVCRHLSDVEIKLIDEVENGVPLGRTPGESGRYIITKAGAFGSDQVLVRSVKALQKGVT, encoded by the coding sequence ATGAACTTCGCCGTCATCGCGGATGACTTGACTGGGGCGAATGATACAGGGGTGCAAATGGCCCGTCAGGGCTTGGCCACTTCTGTACTGCTTGAGCTGAAGACGGGCGGGGGGAAACAGGAGGCTGTTGTGTTTGATACCGACAGCCGCTCTCTTCCTCCCCTGGAGGCTTATCAGAAAGTCAAGGATGTATGCCTGTTTCTGGGGCGCCGCGGAGAAGCTTCCTCTCCTGTCATCTACAAAAAGTTTGATTCCACGCTGCGCGGAAATATCGGCAGTGAGCTGGACGCCGTCTATGAGACGCTGCAGCCTGATTTTGTTGTCATCGCCCCTTCTTTTCCAAGGGTCGGGCGCACGCTGGCGGACGGAATTGTGTATGTGAACGGGATGCCGTTGCACGAGACAGAGATGGCTTGTGATCCCAAGCATCCGGCAACGGAATCGGCTTTCTCTGCCATTCTTGAGCGGCAAAGCCGTTATCCGGCAGCCCTTATTTCGCTGGAACAGCTGAGAGGAGAGCGTGCTGCGCTTGATGAACTGATTGCCGGGTATCGCCAGTCAGGCATTCCCTATCTGGTGTTCGACGCGGAGCGTGAAGAGGATCTGGCCTTGATCGCTTCTTTGTTTCCCGAAGGACCGGGACGTCCGAAAGTTGTTTGGGCCGGGTCAGCGGGTTTGGCAGGCGCCCTGACGGGGCAAATTCTCCGCAGCTTGAGAGAAGCCCCGGAGCAAGCGGGTGTTGTATTAAATAAGTCAGGCAATAAACAGGCAGCATCCTGCGATAATGTCGTGTATTACGATACGAATTGTGTACTTATTGTCGTCGGCAGCGTCAACCCGTGGTCCCGCCGCCAGCTAACCGAACTGGTGAAGGAGGACAGTGTTTCTGCTATCGTCGTTGAGTCGGATAAGCTGCTCTTCCCAAGCTCATGCGAGATGGAATTGAACCGGGTCCGCGAGCTTGTAACCGGCATCATCTCCCGGGAGGGGAAGCATGTGGCGCTCTATACGTCGGGCGATCCGGACGAGGTCGACCGGGTCCGCAAGCTTGGGCGCGCCAGCGGCCTGAGCGCTACGGAAGTGGGCAAGCGCATCAGCGCCGCGCTTGGCCGGGTGGCTGCTGATATTATCGCCGAATGCGGAATCCGCCATATGGTGCTGACCGGAGGCGATACCGCGAAGCAGGTCTGCCGCCATTTAAGCGATGTGGAGATCAAGCTCATTGATGAGGTGGAGAACGGAGTCCCGCTCGGGCGGACGCCGGGCGAATCCGGCAGATATATTATTACGAAAGCGGGGGCTTTCGGAAGCGATCAGGTACTGGTCCGCTCCGTGAAGGCTCTGCAGAAAGGCGTGACATGA
- the dapA gene encoding 4-hydroxy-tetrahydrodipicolinate synthase, translating to MLEVKGIIPAMVTPLDQREEIDEKALRQMVNRYIDAGVHGLFCLGTNGEFFNLSFEEKLTVAQIVIHEARGRVPVYAGAGCAGTGETRRLAQRLEQAGADALSVITPYFLTYTQPELQYHFEAVAGETSLPLVLYTIPARTGNTLSVQTVAKLAELPNVVGIKDSSGSFDNILQLIDHTPESFSVLAGTDSLILSTLMAGGTGAIAATANIFPSTVVAIYEHWQCGEYEQAEQAQRVLRDLRAAFALGTLPSVLKAVLDEIGLPAGPARRPVAPLTPQALEEVRRMVAGYAERDLL from the coding sequence ATGCTGGAAGTGAAGGGAATTATACCTGCGATGGTCACTCCGCTGGATCAGCGGGAGGAAATCGACGAGAAGGCGCTGCGGCAGATGGTGAACCGTTATATTGACGCCGGAGTGCATGGACTTTTTTGCCTGGGAACCAATGGCGAATTCTTTAATCTTTCTTTTGAAGAAAAGCTGACGGTAGCGCAAATCGTCATCCATGAGGCGCGCGGCCGCGTGCCTGTGTATGCCGGAGCAGGCTGTGCCGGAACGGGCGAGACCCGCCGCCTTGCGCAAAGACTGGAGCAGGCGGGAGCGGATGCCCTTTCCGTGATTACGCCTTATTTTCTGACCTACACGCAGCCGGAGCTGCAATACCACTTTGAAGCCGTAGCGGGAGAGACATCGCTGCCCCTCGTGCTGTATACGATTCCTGCCCGTACAGGCAACACGCTCAGCGTGCAGACTGTGGCCAAGCTGGCGGAATTGCCGAATGTGGTTGGCATCAAGGACAGCAGCGGCAGCTTCGATAACATTTTGCAATTAATCGACCACACACCGGAATCTTTCTCTGTGCTTGCCGGAACCGATTCACTCATCTTGTCCACACTCATGGCAGGAGGCACGGGGGCTATTGCAGCAACGGCCAATATTTTCCCGTCTACGGTAGTGGCGATTTATGAGCATTGGCAGTGCGGCGAATATGAGCAGGCAGAGCAGGCACAGCGCGTCCTCCGTGATTTGCGGGCAGCCTTCGCGCTTGGCACCCTGCCTTCCGTGCTGAAAGCTGTGCTGGACGAAATCGGTTTGCCGGCAGGCCCGGCCCGCCGGCCTGTGGCTCCGTTGACACCTCAGGCGCTGGAGGAAGTGCGCCGTATGGTGGCCGGTTACGCGGAGAGAGACTTACTGTAA
- a CDS encoding PrpR N-terminal domain-containing protein: MKIKTIVIAPYPGLSELTLSLQNELLEFEIVVEHGDLSRVLPLIGRIHTEGYDVIISRGGTAKLLQKHSYLPVVEIPISGFDILRILTLVKGYSAKCEMIGFPNIIEGFMSVSSLMEVDISYTVIHQEKEVGAALADAKARGIQVVIGDSITVKMAAENGLQGVLITSGKESLMEAFSRAGQLYKSAEKLKIKNEMYEAMLGKLQGGYAVADQGGKLEFANPLFKQLLRLPETADTLYTMYPGLREMLRDAGRGADFDRATSVYEPEQGLYLRAQLLPAADERRLYMLTASEEEPEHSGLAASYLLAEAPFFSHQEEDGQKTDFQAYPIAVYGEKGSGRKRYVINAALSESRDGILYLNIRRSSEEVLKAMMELMLYGGGRVTAIEGAEMLSAKQQRELAEFIIKRKMKTVFLFDRDPGVLAEEERLAGKLLRSFQNRRISLPALRDTPWLERSIRACLIWTNERQGKQIAGIRGEVMDALLAHPWQGNFTELSTVMELFVSAAEGPFIEREALAMLEEGSRKARSGLAPAPGREGLNLRQPLVDIERDIIRTVLEQEGMNQSLAAKRLGINRSTLWRKLKED; encoded by the coding sequence ATGAAAATTAAAACAATCGTCATTGCTCCTTACCCGGGGTTATCCGAATTAACGCTAAGTCTGCAGAATGAGCTGCTGGAGTTTGAAATTGTAGTGGAGCATGGAGATCTGTCGAGGGTGCTGCCGCTGATCGGCCGCATTCACACGGAGGGTTACGATGTCATTATCAGCAGAGGCGGGACGGCAAAGCTGCTGCAAAAACATTCCTACCTGCCGGTTGTGGAAATTCCCATTTCCGGATTCGACATATTGCGGATCCTGACGCTGGTAAAAGGATATAGCGCCAAATGTGAAATGATCGGATTTCCCAATATCATCGAAGGCTTTATGTCCGTGTCCAGCTTGATGGAGGTCGATATTTCATACACGGTTATCCATCAGGAGAAGGAAGTCGGCGCTGCCCTGGCAGACGCCAAGGCGAGGGGCATCCAGGTTGTCATTGGCGACAGCATTACGGTCAAAATGGCGGCAGAGAACGGTCTGCAGGGCGTGTTAATCACCTCCGGCAAAGAGTCTTTAATGGAAGCGTTCTCGCGGGCAGGACAGCTCTATAAATCGGCCGAGAAGCTGAAGATAAAAAATGAAATGTACGAGGCAATGCTGGGCAAGCTGCAGGGCGGATATGCGGTAGCGGACCAAGGCGGCAAGCTGGAGTTCGCCAACCCTTTGTTCAAGCAACTGCTGAGGCTTCCTGAAACGGCAGATACGCTGTATACCATGTACCCGGGTCTGCGCGAAATGCTCAGGGATGCCGGCCGGGGGGCAGACTTTGACCGGGCGACATCCGTTTATGAGCCTGAGCAGGGTTTGTATTTGCGGGCGCAATTGCTTCCTGCCGCGGATGAACGCCGGCTGTATATGCTGACCGCATCGGAGGAAGAGCCGGAACACAGCGGTCTTGCGGCCAGTTACCTTCTGGCGGAAGCCCCCTTTTTCTCCCATCAGGAAGAAGACGGGCAGAAGACGGACTTTCAGGCTTATCCCATAGCCGTATACGGGGAAAAAGGCAGCGGGCGCAAGCGTTACGTCATCAACGCTGCCCTCTCCGAATCAAGGGACGGCATCCTGTACCTCAATATCCGCAGGTCGTCGGAAGAGGTGCTGAAGGCCATGATGGAGCTGATGCTGTACGGCGGCGGGCGCGTCACCGCCATAGAAGGTGCGGAGATGCTGTCTGCCAAGCAACAGCGGGAGCTGGCTGAGTTCATTATCAAGCGCAAGATGAAGACGGTGTTTCTGTTTGACAGGGACCCGGGGGTGCTCGCTGAGGAGGAACGGCTGGCCGGTAAGCTGCTGCGCAGCTTTCAGAACCGGAGAATCTCGCTTCCGGCCCTGCGGGATACGCCATGGCTGGAACGCAGCATCCGCGCCTGCCTGATCTGGACGAACGAACGCCAGGGCAAGCAGATTGCCGGTATCCGGGGGGAAGTGATGGATGCGCTTCTCGCGCATCCGTGGCAAGGTAATTTTACCGAACTGAGCACGGTAATGGAGCTCTTTGTATCCGCGGCGGAGGGGCCGTTCATTGAACGGGAAGCGCTGGCGATGCTGGAGGAAGGAAGCCGGAAAGCCCGCAGCGGCTTGGCCCCGGCGCCCGGCAGAGAAGGACTGAACCTGCGTCAGCCGCTGGTAGACATTGAGCGGGACATCATCCGGACCGTGCTGGAGCAGGAGGGCATGAACCAGTCGCTGGCTGCCAAGCGGCTTGGCATCAACCGCTCGACCCTGTGGCGCAAATTAAAAGAAGACTGA